From the Chitinolyticbacter meiyuanensis genome, one window contains:
- a CDS encoding autotransporter outer membrane beta-barrel domain-containing protein: protein MPPKLVSRVRPGQLRIWRTLFTRQGNVLQQCVLPLLLAIPLLPAHGADSAQPRYIKALSLSADSTTSVLLPRGSAEAPFVDATIVDVQPAEAGMATLSARQPDQAVNAAPQPRHFALAFAATRGFAGVAVVTCAMRDAAGAVSMVELEIDVDTRRDPALDSDAPALISAQSRLAQRFASTQLGNVGPRLPRLHRPETTRNTGQLKLRVNGSTVPLREQRALEGLADQLPGATLWSTGTLYVDTQDNRVDVSTGGLTVGSDYLINRFLTAGIGLGYGYGSNEVGFGSTERAQYASATLYGSLRPWQSLYLDAILGYGDMRFDPRRLRDEDGELAQSQRQGGQAFGSLAIGYDYHLDGLRISPYGRLELVRTQLDRYSEGAEAIGALDIAEQDLDKRSGSMGVYIDGPLSWGMGTLTPFFTMEYQYWRQQRDDALLRYADLANSPTYRIAYDPNRGTQTSYGLGFDWALPADMAFGLRYDYIAGDEQSGRGTLTARKRF from the coding sequence GTGCCACCCAAGCTGGTTTCCCGCGTGCGCCCAGGCCAGTTGCGTATCTGGCGCACCCTGTTCACCCGCCAGGGCAATGTGCTGCAGCAATGCGTGCTGCCGCTGCTGCTGGCCATCCCGCTGCTGCCGGCACACGGTGCGGACAGCGCCCAACCCCGCTATATCAAGGCCTTGTCGCTGTCGGCCGACAGCACGACCTCCGTGCTGCTGCCTCGGGGCAGCGCCGAGGCGCCCTTCGTCGATGCCACCATTGTCGATGTGCAGCCGGCCGAAGCCGGCATGGCCACGCTCAGCGCGCGCCAGCCGGACCAGGCCGTCAACGCGGCTCCGCAACCTCGTCACTTTGCGCTCGCTTTTGCCGCCACCCGTGGCTTCGCCGGTGTCGCCGTGGTGACCTGTGCAATGCGTGATGCAGCCGGGGCGGTGTCGATGGTGGAACTGGAGATCGACGTCGATACGCGACGCGATCCGGCGCTGGACTCCGACGCGCCCGCGCTGATCTCCGCGCAAAGCCGGCTGGCACAGCGCTTTGCCAGCACCCAGCTCGGCAATGTCGGCCCGCGCCTGCCACGGCTGCATCGCCCGGAAACCACGCGCAACACCGGGCAGCTCAAGCTGCGCGTCAACGGCAGTACGGTGCCGCTACGCGAGCAGCGCGCGCTGGAAGGCTTGGCGGACCAGTTGCCAGGCGCCACCCTGTGGAGCACCGGCACGCTGTACGTCGATACCCAGGACAACCGCGTCGACGTCAGCACCGGCGGGCTCACCGTGGGCAGTGACTACCTGATCAACCGCTTCCTCACCGCCGGCATCGGCCTGGGCTATGGCTACGGCAGCAACGAGGTCGGGTTCGGTAGTACCGAGCGGGCGCAATACGCCTCGGCCACGCTTTACGGCAGCCTGCGGCCGTGGCAATCGCTCTACCTCGATGCGATACTGGGCTATGGCGACATGCGCTTCGATCCGCGCCGGCTGCGCGACGAGGATGGCGAGCTGGCGCAATCGCAGCGCCAGGGCGGGCAGGCTTTCGGTTCGCTGGCCATCGGCTACGACTACCACCTGGATGGGCTGCGCATCAGCCCCTATGGCCGGCTGGAGCTGGTACGCACCCAGCTTGATCGCTACAGCGAGGGGGCCGAAGCCATCGGTGCGCTCGATATCGCGGAACAGGACCTCGACAAGCGCAGTGGCAGCATGGGCGTTTACATCGATGGCCCGCTGTCTTGGGGGATGGGTACGCTCACGCCGTTCTTCACCATGGAATACCAGTACTGGCGCCAACAGCGGGATGACGCGCTGCTGCGCTATGCCGACCTTGCCAACAGCCCCACCTACCGCATCGCCTACGACCCCAATCGCGGCACGCAGACCTCGTACGGCCTGGGCTTCGACTGGGCGCTCCCCGCCGACATGGCGTTCGGCCTGCGCTACGACTACATCGCCGGCGACGAGCAAAGCGGCCGGGGCACACTGACGGCGCGCAAGCGCTTCTAG
- a CDS encoding ArsR/SmtB family transcription factor, whose product MDNYCAPVSVVFHALADPTRCAIIAALGAGAQTVSRLAEPFGMALPSFMKHLTVLERSGLIRTHKLGRTRTCELVPERLSQAEQWIAEQRAMWEARSDRMVEFVERLHQQE is encoded by the coding sequence ATGGATAACTATTGTGCTCCGGTCAGCGTGGTGTTCCACGCGCTGGCCGATCCGACCCGTTGCGCGATCATTGCTGCGCTGGGGGCCGGTGCGCAGACCGTTTCACGCCTGGCCGAACCGTTTGGCATGGCCCTGCCTTCCTTCATGAAGCATCTCACGGTGCTGGAGCGCAGCGGCCTGATCCGGACGCACAAGCTGGGACGCACCCGCACCTGCGAGCTGGTGCCGGAAAGGTTGTCGCAGGCCGAGCAATGGATTGCCGAGCAGCGCGCCATGTGGGAAGCCCGATCGGACCGCATGGTCGAATTCGTCGAACGCCTCCATCAACAGGAGTAG
- a CDS encoding nitric-oxide reductase large subunit, translating to MGPYRKHWFILIAVVAVMFGLLGYFGREVYRHAPPIPQQVQTAAGAVLFTADDILDGQTAWQSVGGMQLGSIWGHGAYQAPDWTADWLHRELVAWLELAAQQEYRQPYAALNVSQQAGLRAALQQEYRGNRTDAAGKLVVSPRRAAAMQQTAAYYDQLFSDAPALQRSRQSFAMKENTLPSAERRVALSRFFFWTAWAAATERPGREVTYTNNWPHEPLIGNQPSAENVVWSIVSVVVLLAGIGFLVWGWAFLRRHDEAEEAAPRTDPLAAVPLTPSQRALGKYLLLVVALFVFQVLLGGFTAHYTVEGQQFYGIDVSQWFPYSLTRTWHIQSALFWIATGFLAAGLFLVPLINGGRDPKYQKLGVDVLFWALVLVVVGSFIGNYLAIRQVMPANLNFWLGHQGYEYVDLGRLWQIAKFIGLLLWLGLMLRGIVPALRQPGGDKNLLALLTASVVAIGLFYGAGFFYGERTSLSIMEYWRWWIVHLWVEGFFEVFATTALAFIFATMGLVSRPMATAASLASASLFMLGGIPGTFHHLYFAGTTTPVMAVGASFSALEVVPLIVLGHEAWENWRLKHRAPWMAQLRWPLMCFVAVAFWNMLGAGVFGFMINPPISLYYVQGLNTTPVHAHAALFGVYGFLALGFTLLVLRYVRPGFALDNRWMATAFWSLNAGLVLMIATSLLPIGIIQFIASVREGLWYARSEAFLQQPLLQTLRWLRTGGDIVFIGGAVLFAAQVVRALWSSPAPTALEGALQPVASQTV from the coding sequence ATGGGTCCCTACCGCAAACACTGGTTCATCCTGATCGCCGTCGTGGCCGTGATGTTCGGCCTGCTTGGTTACTTCGGTCGCGAGGTATACCGCCACGCACCACCCATCCCGCAACAGGTGCAGACTGCCGCTGGTGCCGTGCTGTTCACCGCCGACGATATCCTCGACGGCCAGACCGCCTGGCAATCGGTCGGTGGCATGCAGTTGGGCTCGATCTGGGGGCACGGCGCCTATCAGGCACCGGACTGGACTGCCGACTGGCTGCACCGCGAGCTCGTCGCCTGGCTGGAACTGGCGGCGCAGCAGGAATACCGCCAGCCGTACGCCGCGCTCAATGTGTCGCAGCAGGCCGGGCTGCGCGCCGCGTTGCAGCAGGAGTATCGCGGCAACCGTACCGATGCCGCCGGCAAACTCGTGGTGTCGCCAAGGCGCGCGGCGGCGATGCAGCAGACTGCCGCCTACTACGATCAACTGTTCTCGGATGCCCCGGCATTGCAGCGTAGCCGCCAAAGCTTCGCGATGAAGGAGAACACGCTGCCAAGCGCGGAGCGCCGCGTGGCGTTGAGCCGCTTCTTCTTCTGGACTGCCTGGGCGGCCGCCACCGAGCGGCCGGGCCGTGAGGTGACCTACACCAACAACTGGCCGCACGAGCCCCTGATCGGCAACCAGCCCAGCGCCGAGAACGTGGTGTGGTCCATCGTCAGCGTGGTGGTGCTGCTCGCCGGTATCGGCTTCCTGGTGTGGGGCTGGGCCTTCCTGCGCCGGCACGATGAAGCGGAGGAAGCTGCGCCGCGTACCGATCCGCTCGCCGCCGTGCCGCTCACGCCGTCGCAACGCGCGCTCGGCAAATACCTGTTGCTGGTGGTGGCGCTGTTCGTGTTCCAGGTGTTGCTCGGCGGCTTCACCGCGCACTACACGGTGGAAGGCCAGCAGTTCTACGGGATCGACGTGTCGCAGTGGTTCCCGTACTCGCTCACCCGCACTTGGCATATCCAGAGCGCGCTGTTCTGGATCGCCACCGGTTTTCTCGCCGCCGGCCTGTTCCTGGTGCCGCTGATCAACGGCGGGCGCGATCCCAAATACCAGAAGCTGGGCGTCGATGTGCTGTTCTGGGCGCTGGTGCTGGTGGTGGTCGGTTCGTTCATCGGCAATTACCTCGCCATCCGCCAGGTGATGCCGGCCAACCTCAACTTCTGGCTGGGCCACCAGGGCTACGAATACGTCGACCTGGGCCGGCTGTGGCAGATCGCCAAGTTCATCGGCCTGTTGCTGTGGCTGGGCCTGATGCTGCGCGGTATCGTGCCGGCCCTGCGCCAACCGGGCGGCGACAAGAACCTGCTGGCGCTGTTGACCGCGTCGGTGGTGGCGATCGGCCTGTTCTACGGCGCCGGTTTCTTCTACGGCGAACGCACCAGCCTGTCGATCATGGAGTACTGGCGCTGGTGGATCGTCCACCTGTGGGTGGAAGGCTTCTTCGAGGTGTTCGCCACCACGGCGCTGGCTTTCATCTTCGCCACCATGGGCCTGGTGTCGCGGCCGATGGCCACGGCGGCTAGCCTGGCGTCGGCGTCGCTGTTTATGCTGGGCGGCATTCCCGGCACCTTCCACCACCTGTATTTCGCCGGCACCACCACGCCGGTGATGGCGGTGGGCGCCAGCTTTAGCGCGCTGGAAGTGGTGCCGCTGATCGTGCTCGGCCACGAGGCCTGGGAGAACTGGCGCCTCAAGCACCGCGCGCCGTGGATGGCGCAACTGCGCTGGCCGCTGATGTGCTTCGTCGCGGTGGCGTTCTGGAACATGCTGGGCGCCGGCGTATTCGGCTTCATGATCAACCCGCCGATCTCGCTCTACTACGTGCAGGGGCTGAACACCACGCCGGTGCACGCCCACGCCGCGCTGTTCGGGGTATATGGCTTCCTGGCGCTGGGCTTCACCCTGCTGGTGCTGCGCTACGTGCGCCCCGGCTTCGCGCTCGACAACCGCTGGATGGCGACGGCGTTCTGGTCGCTCAACGCCGGCCTGGTGCTGATGATCGCGACCAGCCTGTTGCCGATCGGCATCATCCAGTTCATCGCCAGCGTGCGCGAAGGGCTGTGGTATGCCCGCAGCGAAGCGTTTCTGCAGCAGCCGCTGTTGCAGACGCTGCGTTGGCTGCGCACCGGTGGCGACATCGTGTTCATCGGTGGCGCGGTGCTGTTCGCGGCTCAGGTGGTCCGTGCACTGTGGAGCTCGCCCGCGCCGACGGCGCTGGAGGGCGCGTTGCAGCCGGTGGCATCGCAGACCGTTTGA
- a CDS encoding SRPBCC family protein: MSQHTSSRDLVISRLLRAPRATLWRAWTEPELLKQWWCPKPWTTEVRAFDLRPGGAFHTFMQGPDGGTSDNPGSFLEVVPQQRLVFTSMLTADWRPNTPWLGFTAIITMADEGDGCRYTATVMHPDEATCQRHEELGFFDGWNTAITQLDEFAVVLR; the protein is encoded by the coding sequence ATGTCACAACACACCTCATCCCGCGATCTGGTCATTTCCCGACTGCTGCGTGCACCGCGTGCCACCTTGTGGCGGGCATGGACCGAGCCCGAACTGCTCAAGCAGTGGTGGTGCCCCAAGCCCTGGACCACCGAGGTGCGTGCGTTCGACCTGCGCCCCGGCGGCGCCTTTCATACCTTCATGCAGGGGCCGGATGGCGGCACCAGCGACAACCCCGGCAGTTTCCTCGAGGTGGTGCCGCAGCAGCGGCTGGTGTTTACCTCGATGCTGACCGCGGACTGGCGCCCGAACACGCCGTGGCTGGGTTTTACCGCCATCATCACCATGGCCGACGAAGGCGATGGTTGCCGCTACACGGCCACGGTGATGCATCCGGACGAGGCGACCTGCCAGCGCCACGAGGAGCTCGGTTTCTTCGATGGCTGGAACACGGCGATCACCCAGCTCGACGAATTTGCGGTGGTGTTGCGCTGA
- the ytfE gene encoding iron-sulfur cluster repair protein YtfE, translated as MNLLERPIGQIACDIPGATALFHRNKLDFCCGGGKSLREAAERRRLDPEALADALQQLADSNQGGTDWREVSRERLIDHILQRFHERHREQLPELIRLARRVEQVHGDRADCPLGLADFFTSMLQELESHMQKEEQILFPMLRQVGPGQVPGPISMMRFEHDQHGEALQELERLTHDFTPPADGCNTWRALYAGAAQLKQDLMQHIHLENNVLFVANAQA; from the coding sequence ATGAACCTGCTCGAACGCCCCATAGGCCAGATCGCGTGTGACATTCCCGGCGCCACGGCGCTGTTCCATCGCAACAAGCTTGATTTCTGCTGCGGCGGCGGCAAATCGCTGCGCGAGGCTGCCGAGCGCCGCCGGCTCGATCCGGAGGCATTGGCCGACGCGCTGCAGCAGCTTGCCGACAGCAATCAGGGTGGCACTGATTGGCGCGAGGTGTCGCGTGAGCGGCTGATTGACCACATCCTGCAGCGCTTTCACGAGCGCCATCGCGAGCAGCTGCCCGAGCTAATCCGGCTGGCGCGGCGCGTGGAGCAGGTGCACGGCGATCGCGCCGACTGCCCGCTGGGCTTGGCGGACTTCTTCACCAGCATGCTGCAGGAGCTGGAAAGCCACATGCAAAAGGAGGAACAGATCCTGTTCCCCATGCTGCGCCAGGTCGGGCCGGGGCAGGTACCGGGGCCGATCTCGATGATGCGCTTCGAGCATGACCAGCACGGCGAGGCCTTGCAGGAGCTGGAGCGGCTGACCCACGACTTCACGCCCCCTGCCGATGGCTGCAACACCTGGCGCGCGCTCTACGCCGGCGCTGCGCAGCTCAAGCAGGATCTGATGCAGCACATCCACCTGGAAAACAACGTGCTGTTCGTTGCCAACGCGCAGGCCTGA